A genomic region of Pseudomonas abietaniphila contains the following coding sequences:
- a CDS encoding formate/nitrite transporter family protein: protein MDSEQDGKTPGLTPEEERDIDENQPPRAAVLHETIRMQGDQELERNVAALFWSALAAGLTMGLSLMAMGLLNSRLPDGEGFHAIASLGYSAGFLAVILARQQLFTENTITAVLPVMTKFTLSNIGRLLRLWSVVLVGNLCGTLLVAYVMLHLPIFDSKTDLAFLEIGRKVMENDVGTMFAKGIISGWMIATMVWMIASMEEAKVAIIVMITYLMALGDFTHIVVGSAEVSYLVFAGELPWKDFWMVFAGPTLAGNIIGGSFIFALISHAQIRSESGAPKKQGSQKQASQQKQRAGLDREETERKGDAARKST from the coding sequence ATGGACAGCGAACAAGACGGCAAGACCCCGGGCCTCACGCCCGAAGAAGAGCGCGACATCGATGAAAACCAGCCGCCCCGCGCCGCGGTCCTGCACGAGACCATTCGCATGCAGGGCGATCAGGAACTGGAGCGCAATGTCGCGGCGCTGTTCTGGTCGGCGCTGGCGGCGGGCCTGACCATGGGCTTGTCCCTGATGGCCATGGGGTTGCTCAACTCCAGGCTGCCGGACGGCGAAGGTTTCCACGCCATTGCCAGCCTGGGTTACAGCGCGGGCTTTCTGGCGGTCATCCTGGCGCGCCAGCAACTGTTTACCGAAAACACCATCACGGCGGTTCTGCCGGTGATGACCAAATTCACCCTCAGCAACATCGGTCGTCTGTTACGGCTGTGGTCGGTGGTGCTGGTCGGCAACCTGTGCGGCACCTTGCTGGTGGCTTACGTCATGCTGCACTTGCCGATTTTCGACAGCAAGACCGACCTGGCCTTTCTGGAAATCGGCCGCAAGGTCATGGAAAACGATGTCGGCACCATGTTCGCCAAAGGCATCATTTCAGGCTGGATGATCGCCACGATGGTCTGGATGATCGCGTCCATGGAAGAAGCCAAAGTGGCGATCATCGTGATGATCACGTACCTGATGGCCTTGGGCGACTTCACCCACATCGTGGTCGGTTCGGCCGAGGTGTCTTACCTGGTGTTTGCCGGCGAACTGCCGTGGAAGGATTTCTGGATGGTCTTCGCAGGCCCCACGCTCGCCGGGAACATCATCGGCGGCAGCTTTATCTTTGCCTTGATCAGCCACGCGCAGATCCGCAGCGAAAGTGGCGCGCCGAAGAAACAGGGGTCGCAGAAGCAGGCATCCCAGCAAAAGCAGCGCGCTGGCCTGGATCGTGAAGAGACAGAACGCAAGGGTGATGCAGCACGTAAGAGCACTTGA
- the pncA gene encoding bifunctional nicotinamidase/pyrazinamidase, giving the protein MTASLNRLPSDPRSALLVIDMQYDFMPGGALAVTAGDTLVPVINRLGAQFRNVVITQDWHPVDHISFASSHAGRTPFDSITLPYGPQTLWPDHCVQGTHGAQLHADLDIPHAQLILRKGCNAGIDSYSAFVEADRTTQTGLAGYLKERGIDSVFVVGLALDFCVAWSALDARAAGFNTWIIADACKAIDLNGSLDKAWKDLAAAGVVRIDSAGLAD; this is encoded by the coding sequence ATGACCGCTTCCCTCAACCGCTTGCCCTCTGACCCGCGCAGCGCGCTGCTGGTCATCGACATGCAGTACGACTTCATGCCCGGTGGCGCGCTGGCCGTCACGGCTGGCGATACGCTGGTGCCGGTGATCAACCGCCTCGGCGCGCAGTTTCGCAACGTCGTGATCACTCAGGACTGGCACCCGGTCGATCACATCTCGTTCGCCTCCAGCCACGCCGGGCGTACCCCGTTCGACAGCATCACCCTGCCCTACGGCCCGCAGACGCTGTGGCCGGATCACTGCGTCCAGGGCACCCATGGCGCGCAGTTGCATGCCGACCTCGATATCCCCCATGCACAACTGATTCTGCGCAAGGGCTGCAATGCCGGGATCGACAGCTACTCGGCATTCGTCGAAGCAGACCGCACTACCCAGACCGGACTGGCCGGGTACCTCAAGGAACGTGGCATCGACAGCGTCTTCGTGGTCGGGCTGGCACTGGACTTCTGCGTCGCCTGGTCGGCGCTGGATGCACGGGCAGCAGGGTTCAATACCTGGATCATTGCCGACGCGTGCAAGGCCATCGACCTGAACGGTTCGCTGGACAAGGCGTGGAAGGATCTGGCTGCGGCGGGTGTGGTGCGGATTGACAGCGCCGGACTCGCTGACTGA
- a CDS encoding D-2-hydroxyacid dehydrogenase family protein has translation MTQGSTLRIAVLDDWQSVAENVVDWTVLKPIGEVSFLHDYPADTATLAARLKDFSVICVMRERTVFDDALLSQLPNLKLLVTGGMRNAALDLKAAARLGITVVGTDSYKYAAPELTWALIMAVTRNIVDEANSLRAGNWQIGIGSDLYGKTLGIVGLGSIGQKIARYALAFDMKVIAWSENLTAERAAEHGVTYVSKQALFEQSDVISVNLVLSDRSRGLVDAESLNRMKPTAYLVNTARGPIVDEDALIEVLKQKKIAGAALDVYSVEPLPADHPFRTLPNLLATPHVGYVTENNYRMFFSQMIEDIQAWHAGAPIRVFA, from the coding sequence ATGACTCAGGGTTCCACGCTGAGAATCGCCGTGCTCGATGACTGGCAATCCGTGGCTGAAAACGTCGTGGACTGGACAGTGCTCAAGCCCATCGGCGAGGTCAGCTTCCTTCACGATTATCCTGCCGACACCGCGACACTGGCCGCCCGCTTGAAAGACTTCAGCGTGATCTGCGTGATGCGCGAACGCACGGTCTTCGACGACGCCCTGCTCAGTCAACTGCCCAACCTCAAGCTGCTGGTGACTGGCGGCATGCGCAATGCCGCCCTGGACCTCAAGGCTGCGGCACGCTTGGGCATCACCGTCGTCGGCACCGACAGCTACAAATACGCCGCCCCGGAACTGACCTGGGCACTGATCATGGCCGTTACGCGCAACATCGTCGACGAGGCCAACTCCTTGCGTGCCGGAAACTGGCAGATCGGGATCGGCAGCGACCTGTATGGCAAGACGCTGGGCATCGTCGGGCTGGGCAGCATTGGCCAGAAGATCGCGCGCTACGCCCTGGCGTTTGACATGAAGGTGATCGCCTGGAGCGAAAACCTGACCGCAGAGCGCGCCGCCGAACACGGCGTGACCTACGTCAGCAAGCAGGCACTGTTCGAGCAATCGGACGTGATCTCGGTGAACCTGGTCCTCAGCGATCGCAGCCGTGGGCTGGTGGACGCCGAATCGTTGAATCGCATGAAGCCGACCGCGTATCTGGTGAACACCGCGCGCGGGCCGATCGTTGACGAAGACGCGCTGATCGAAGTCCTCAAGCAGAAGAAAATTGCTGGCGCCGCACTCGACGTGTACAGCGTCGAGCCGTTGCCGGCGGATCACCCTTTCCGCACACTGCCCAACCTGCTGGCCACGCCGCACGTGGGTTACGTCACCGAAAACAACTACCGGATGTTCTTCAGTCAGATGATCGAGGATATCCAGGCCTGGCACGCGGGCGCACCGATTCGGGTGTTTGCCTGA
- a CDS encoding DUF1345 domain-containing protein produces the protein MPHLTQTHPRLTIATALGAAAGIASAFIAPQITLTSKCLIAWNVAGWIYMILIMVRTFKSNAEDVRRIAEVEDENAGLVLMVVCVAAIASLAAIVLELAGIKGMSASDKALHYAFTGFTILGSWLLIGVIFSLHYARMFYTWSGEDAALRFADGEQNPDYWDFLYFSFTLSVAVQTSDVGVATRNLRKVVLAQSLIGFLFNTSILGFSINIAAGLFN, from the coding sequence ATGCCCCATCTCACCCAGACCCACCCTCGCCTGACTATCGCCACTGCCCTTGGTGCTGCGGCCGGTATCGCATCTGCGTTCATCGCTCCCCAGATCACCCTGACCAGCAAATGCCTGATCGCCTGGAACGTCGCCGGGTGGATCTACATGATTCTGATCATGGTACGTACGTTCAAATCCAACGCCGAGGACGTCAGACGGATCGCCGAGGTCGAGGATGAAAATGCCGGACTGGTGCTGATGGTGGTCTGCGTCGCCGCCATCGCCAGCCTTGCCGCCATCGTGTTGGAGCTCGCCGGGATCAAGGGCATGAGTGCCAGCGACAAAGCGCTGCATTACGCCTTCACCGGTTTCACCATCCTCGGCTCCTGGCTGTTGATCGGGGTGATCTTCAGCCTCCATTACGCGCGCATGTTCTACACCTGGAGCGGCGAAGACGCTGCCCTGCGCTTTGCCGACGGCGAACAGAACCCCGATTACTGGGACTTTCTGTACTTCTCGTTCACCCTCAGTGTGGCGGTACAGACTTCCGACGTGGGTGTCGCGACCCGGAATTTGCGCAAAGTGGTGCTGGCGCAGTCGTTGATCGGGTTTCTGTTCAACACCTCTATTCTGGGGTTCTCGATCAACATCGCGGCAGGATTGTTTAATTAG
- the gudD gene encoding glucarate dehydratase: MTTQHSGSTPVITEMHVIPVAGHDDMLLNLSGAHGPYFTRNIVILKDNAGHTGVGEIPGGEKIRQTLEDARSLVVGSTVGNYQKILNDVRRTFAERDSGGRGLQTFDLRITIHAVTGIEAAVLDLLGQHLEVPVAALLGEGQQRDEVKMLGYLFYVGDQKKTNLPYRTENDADNEWFRVRHEEALTPEGVVRLAEAAFAQYGFEDFKLKGGVLSGDAEIEAVTALAERFPKARITLDPNGAWSLKEAIRLCRDQHKVLAYAEDPCGAENGYSGREVMAEFRRATGLRTATNMIATDWREMGHAIQLQSVDIPLADPHFWTMQGSVRVAQMCNEWGLTWGSHSNNHFDISLAMFTHAAAAAPGNITAIDTHWIWQDGQRLTKAPLQIVGGNVQVPKKPGLGIEIDMDQVAKAHELYKGMGLGARDDSVAMQFLVPNWSFNNKQPCLVR; encoded by the coding sequence ATGACCACACAGCACTCCGGCAGCACCCCAGTCATCACCGAGATGCACGTCATTCCGGTTGCAGGCCACGACGACATGCTGCTCAACCTGAGCGGCGCCCACGGCCCGTACTTCACCCGCAATATCGTGATTCTGAAGGACAACGCGGGCCACACCGGCGTCGGCGAAATTCCAGGCGGCGAGAAAATCCGCCAAACGCTGGAAGACGCCCGTTCCCTGGTCGTCGGCAGCACCGTCGGCAATTACCAGAAGATCCTCAACGACGTGCGCCGCACCTTTGCCGAGCGTGACTCGGGTGGCCGCGGCCTGCAGACCTTCGACCTGCGCATCACCATTCACGCCGTCACCGGCATCGAAGCGGCGGTGCTTGACCTGCTGGGCCAGCACCTGGAAGTGCCGGTCGCGGCCCTGCTCGGCGAAGGCCAGCAACGCGATGAAGTGAAGATGCTGGGTTACCTGTTCTACGTCGGTGACCAGAAGAAAACCAACCTGCCGTACCGCACCGAGAACGACGCCGACAACGAGTGGTTCCGCGTACGTCACGAAGAGGCACTGACGCCGGAAGGCGTGGTCCGCCTGGCCGAAGCAGCGTTCGCCCAATACGGTTTTGAAGATTTCAAACTCAAGGGCGGCGTGCTCAGCGGCGATGCCGAGATCGAAGCGGTCACGGCGCTGGCCGAACGCTTCCCGAAAGCGCGCATTACCCTGGACCCGAACGGCGCCTGGTCGCTGAAAGAAGCCATCCGCCTGTGCCGCGATCAGCACAAGGTGCTGGCCTACGCCGAGGACCCGTGCGGCGCTGAAAACGGTTACTCGGGCCGCGAAGTGATGGCCGAGTTCCGCCGCGCGACCGGCCTGCGCACCGCCACCAACATGATCGCCACCGACTGGCGTGAAATGGGCCACGCCATTCAACTGCAATCGGTGGACATCCCGCTGGCCGACCCGCATTTCTGGACCATGCAGGGTTCGGTGCGCGTCGCTCAGATGTGCAACGAGTGGGGCCTGACCTGGGGTTCGCATTCCAACAACCACTTCGACATCTCGCTGGCGATGTTCACCCATGCCGCCGCAGCTGCTCCGGGCAACATCACTGCGATCGACACGCACTGGATCTGGCAGGACGGCCAGCGTCTGACCAAGGCGCCGCTGCAGATCGTCGGCGGCAATGTGCAGGTGCCGAAGAAACCGGGTCTGGGCATCGAAATCGACATGGACCAGGTGGCCAAGGCGCACGAACTGTACAAAGGCATGGGCCTGGGTGCACGCGATGACAGCGTGGCCATGCAGTTCCTCGTTCCCAACTGGTCATTCAACAACAAGCAGCCTTGCCTGGTGCGTTAA
- a CDS encoding MFS transporter → MNTSSSRVNDAPDSALLSAVSKVKRHILPLFVIMFIVNYIDRVNIGFVRSHMEHDLGIGAAAYGFGAGLFFIAYALFEVPSNILLQKVGARIWLTRIMFTWGLVACGMAFIQTETHFYILRFLLGVAEAGFFPGVIYYFTRWLPGVERGKAIAIFLSGSAFASLISGPLSGLLLQIEGLGFHGWQWMYFIEGMFSVVLCFFVWFWLDSKPHDAKWLSAAEKDALVNAIDAEQRAREAASPVKLSIGKLLKDPQIILFCLMYFFIQLTIYAATFWLPSIIKKMGDLSDFQVGLYNSIPWFIAIVCMYGFAALSAKWKHQQAWVAAALLIAAAGMFMSTTGGPVFAFVAICFAAMGFKSASSLFWPIPQGYLDARIAAGVIALINSVGNLGGFVAPTTFGILEQQTGSIQGGLYGLTATSIIAAILVFTVRTQPKPGAVPVAKVDATPSHS, encoded by the coding sequence GTGAACACATCCTCATCCCGGGTGAATGACGCCCCCGATTCCGCGTTGCTGTCAGCGGTGTCCAAGGTCAAACGCCACATCCTGCCTTTGTTCGTCATCATGTTCATCGTCAACTACATCGACCGGGTCAACATCGGCTTCGTTCGTAGTCACATGGAACACGATCTGGGCATTGGCGCTGCCGCCTATGGTTTCGGTGCCGGCCTGTTTTTCATCGCTTACGCACTGTTTGAAGTGCCCTCCAACATTCTTCTGCAGAAAGTCGGCGCACGCATCTGGCTGACGCGGATCATGTTCACCTGGGGCCTGGTTGCGTGCGGCATGGCCTTTATCCAGACCGAAACCCACTTCTATATCCTGCGTTTCCTGCTGGGTGTTGCCGAAGCCGGCTTCTTTCCGGGCGTGATCTATTATTTCACCCGCTGGTTGCCTGGCGTGGAGCGCGGCAAGGCCATCGCCATCTTCCTCAGCGGTTCCGCGTTCGCCTCGCTGATTTCCGGCCCGCTCTCCGGCCTGTTGCTGCAGATCGAAGGTCTGGGTTTCCATGGCTGGCAGTGGATGTACTTCATCGAGGGCATGTTCTCGGTGGTGCTGTGCTTCTTCGTCTGGTTCTGGCTGGACTCCAAGCCGCACGACGCCAAATGGCTGAGCGCTGCCGAAAAAGATGCGCTGGTCAACGCGATTGACGCCGAACAACGAGCCCGCGAAGCCGCAAGCCCGGTGAAACTGTCCATCGGCAAGCTGCTCAAGGATCCGCAGATCATCCTGTTCTGCCTGATGTATTTCTTTATTCAGCTGACGATCTACGCGGCCACCTTCTGGCTGCCGAGCATCATCAAGAAGATGGGTGACCTGAGCGACTTCCAGGTCGGGCTGTACAACTCGATCCCCTGGTTCATCGCCATCGTCTGCATGTACGGCTTCGCCGCGCTGTCCGCCAAGTGGAAGCACCAGCAAGCCTGGGTCGCCGCAGCGTTGCTGATCGCAGCCGCCGGGATGTTCATGTCCACCACGGGGGGTCCGGTGTTTGCCTTCGTGGCAATCTGTTTTGCGGCCATGGGCTTCAAATCTGCGTCGTCGCTGTTCTGGCCGATCCCGCAGGGCTATCTCGATGCGCGCATCGCAGCAGGCGTCATCGCCCTGATCAACTCGGTGGGCAACCTGGGCGGCTTCGTTGCACCCACGACCTTCGGCATCCTCGAACAACAGACCGGATCAATCCAGGGTGGCCTGTATGGCCTCACCGCCACCTCGATCATCGCGGCGATTCTGGTGTTCACCGTACGCACTCAGCCCAAGCCCGGCGCCGTGCCGGTGGCGAAGGTCGATGCCACGCCCAGCCACTCCTGA
- a CDS encoding FadR/GntR family transcriptional regulator: protein MQTSERAIPKRRQHNLATDLVTDLSQRILMGSIAPGEKLPSESEIVREHGVSRTVVREAISKLQASGLVETHQGKGTFVLARSEQSGLHLKVETAFSVRHIIELRMGLETQAVALAAQRRTPDQLTKMRVALDDYQDLLAKEDSCVEADRRFHLLIAEATGNPYFVEILQNLGSAVIPRSRIASSERAGSSLTHHAYLANLEHEAILAAIRRQDPDAARAAMWTHLSNSRERLAPVE from the coding sequence ATGCAAACCTCTGAACGAGCGATTCCCAAGCGCCGCCAGCACAACCTGGCGACCGATCTGGTCACCGACCTCAGCCAGCGCATTCTGATGGGTTCGATCGCACCCGGCGAAAAGCTGCCTTCCGAAAGCGAGATCGTGCGCGAGCACGGCGTCAGTCGCACGGTGGTACGCGAGGCGATCTCCAAGCTTCAGGCGTCGGGGTTGGTGGAAACCCATCAGGGCAAGGGCACGTTCGTCCTTGCCCGCTCGGAGCAGAGCGGGTTGCATTTGAAGGTCGAGACGGCGTTCAGCGTGCGTCACATCATCGAGCTGAGGATGGGTCTCGAAACCCAGGCGGTCGCGCTGGCGGCGCAGCGTCGCACGCCCGATCAACTGACGAAGATGCGCGTGGCGCTGGACGATTATCAGGATTTGCTCGCCAAGGAAGACAGTTGCGTGGAAGCCGACCGGCGTTTTCACCTGTTGATCGCCGAGGCAACCGGCAATCCTTACTTCGTCGAGATCCTGCAGAATCTGGGCAGCGCAGTCATCCCTCGCAGCCGCATCGCTTCAAGCGAACGGGCGGGCAGCAGTCTCACCCATCATGCGTATCTGGCAAACCTCGAACATGAAGCGATACTGGCCGCCATTCGCAGGCAAGACCCGGATGCTGCGCGGGCGGCGATGTGGACGCACCTGAGCAACAGTCGCGAGCGGCTGGCGCCGGTGGAGTGA
- a CDS encoding alpha/beta fold hydrolase has product MPLPRLALLLSLLTLQACASSDVPLGQASFAGYRQQTLEWLQANRTFQTDDHNAELSWNAPREWRPRGIAKRGILLVHGLGDSPFSFNDVGQTLAEQGFLVRTVLLPGHGSKPADMLDVTLKQWQQVVREQAQIMKSEVPAVYLGGFSTGANLVLDYAYEHPEIEGLVLFSPAFRPENTYAWLTQYIGWFRPWLASPNDGVRPMQTPVRYLNVPTNGFAQFYRSAQLAQDHLADRPYSKPVFIAITQHDSVLDTAYVLDSFNTRFSHPESRLIWYGDTPATAAKTPRVLVRNDYLPQNRIAQFSHMGLMFSPDDPLYGKDGKQRICWNGQQAEDMQKCLNGEPVWYSDWGHREPGKVFARLTFNPYFEWQMGVMMGVLGSAD; this is encoded by the coding sequence TTGCCTCTACCGCGCCTAGCCCTGCTCCTCTCACTGCTCACCCTGCAAGCCTGCGCCTCCAGTGATGTGCCGCTGGGTCAGGCGAGTTTTGCCGGGTATCGTCAACAGACCCTCGAGTGGCTCCAGGCCAATCGTACGTTTCAGACCGACGACCACAATGCGGAGCTGTCGTGGAATGCCCCTCGTGAATGGCGGCCCCGTGGCATTGCCAAGCGAGGCATTCTTCTGGTGCATGGCCTTGGGGATTCACCTTTTTCGTTTAACGATGTCGGGCAAACGCTCGCCGAGCAGGGATTTCTGGTGCGCACGGTCTTGTTGCCTGGGCACGGCAGCAAGCCTGCGGACATGCTCGATGTGACCTTGAAGCAATGGCAGCAGGTGGTGCGCGAGCAGGCGCAAATCATGAAAAGCGAGGTGCCCGCAGTGTATCTCGGCGGTTTTTCCACTGGTGCCAATCTGGTGCTGGATTACGCCTACGAGCACCCGGAAATTGAGGGATTGGTGCTGTTTTCCCCTGCCTTCAGGCCGGAAAACACCTACGCCTGGCTCACGCAATATATCGGCTGGTTTCGGCCCTGGCTGGCGAGTCCGAATGACGGTGTCCGTCCCATGCAAACGCCAGTGCGTTACCTGAATGTGCCCACCAACGGCTTCGCCCAGTTCTACCGCAGTGCGCAACTGGCGCAGGACCATCTGGCGGACCGCCCCTACAGCAAGCCCGTATTTATCGCGATTACCCAGCACGACTCGGTGCTCGACACCGCGTATGTACTCGACTCGTTCAATACACGATTCAGCCACCCGGAGAGTCGGTTGATCTGGTACGGCGACACCCCCGCAACCGCCGCGAAAACGCCCCGGGTGCTGGTGCGCAATGACTACCTGCCGCAAAACCGCATCGCCCAGTTCTCGCACATGGGTTTGATGTTTTCACCGGATGATCCCCTGTACGGCAAGGACGGGAAACAGCGAATCTGCTGGAACGGTCAGCAGGCCGAGGACATGCAAAAATGCTTGAACGGCGAACCGGTGTGGTATTCGGACTGGGGGCATCGCGAACCGGGCAAGGTCTTTGCGCGACTGACGTTCAACCCGTATTTCGAGTGGCAGATGGGCGTGATGATGGGGGTTTTGGGTTCGGCAGATTAA